From Mya arenaria isolate MELC-2E11 chromosome 1, ASM2691426v1, a single genomic window includes:
- the LOC128240129 gene encoding uncharacterized protein LOC128240129 translates to MYIDDNMDKLIIKMILMMLPSLCLSMKCFECNSEQLPRECSSVFKLTKENATYIRDDCDTCLKVYFVNGSSYQRHCRPKVSSGYHLSLGCEKDGDKRTCYCQEELCNGARSELAAFTIMIFVCISAYLLYSFMSPDTLHL, encoded by the exons ATGTATATTGATGACAACatggataaattaataattaaaatgatattgatgatgCTGCCGA GTCTATGCCTTTCCATGAAGTGTTTTGAGTGTAATTCGGAACAGTTGCCACGGGAATGCAGCTCCGTCTTCAAGTTGACCAAGGAAAATGCTACCTACATCAGAGATGACTGTGACACGTGTCTCAAGGTGTATTTCGTTAATGGCTCAA GTTACCAGAGACATTGTCGACCCAAGGTTTCCAGTGGCTACCACCTATCTCTCGGATGCGAGAAGGATGGGGACAAACGTACATGTTATTGTCAAGAGGAATTGTGCAATGGAGCTAGGAGTGAGCTCGCTGCGTTCActataatgatttttgtttgcaTATCTGCCTACCTTTTGTATAGTTTCATGTCTCCGGATACCCTTCATCTctga
- the LOC128236284 gene encoding partner of Y14 and mago-like: MAAAPIERTGIVQDELTGEKFIPASRRPDGSWRKPRRVKEGYVPQEEVPTYENKGVQWQKSSMSSLPPGLNPDTAPQASNKQPSENTENMSKAAKKNAKRKEKKKQQDGQTVSVTQSGLPVVNISEQMARTSLNAKKDKVEGDKHDTLRKVRQLRKKVKQIEDLERRIETGELKQPEKDQLDKISKKQSLVDEMEELQLELDD; the protein is encoded by the exons ATGGCAGCTGCCCCGATCGAACGAACGGGAATTGTTCAAGATGAATTAACAg GTGAGAAATTTATTCCTGCAAGCCGGCGCCCTGATGGGTCATGGAGGAAACCACGTCGAGTGAAGGAAGGTTATGTTCCACAGGAAGAAGTGCCAAC GTATGAGAACAAAGGTGTTCAGTGGCAGAAGAGCAGCATGTCTTCCCTTCCACCGGGCCTCAATCCTGATACAGCGCCACAAGCAAGCAACAAACAACCATCAGAAAACACAGAAAACATGTCCAAGGCAGCAAAAAAGAATGCCAAGagaaaagagaagaaaaaacaacaggaTGGTCAGACAGTGTCGGTAACTCAATCAGGACTTCCGGTTGTGAATATCTCAGAACAAATGGCTAGAACTTCTTTGAATGCTAAAAAAGACAAGGTTGAGGGTGACAAGCATGACACGCTGAGGAAAGTCAGACAGTTGAGAAAGAAGGTGAAACAGATTGAGGACTTGGAGAGAAGGATAGAGACAGGGGAGTTGAAGCAACCAGAGAAGGACCAGCTGGATAAGATCTCAAAGAAGCAGTCCCTAGTTGATGAGATGGAGGAGTTACAATTGGAACTTGATGATTGA
- the LOC128234742 gene encoding protein FAM221A-like encodes MGDRMVHMKFGGNAAASVDAYLEYKRIVGEDDGGVTFTPEQYEAYKKKVLPMRMKNRLFTAWTSSTGMDCNLIGPQHNCFCEHRYHQHKTDFEKIPTERPILLPCKVKGCGCLSYHFVPKVGTQPIRCSCKHFSTDHSAVPPHKCKTGSCKCGGFTSSYTCGCGQPYFAHSMVVETREERLARGHPVGQDVPYQAMGGLTGFSSLAEGYMRLDPSGQGAPPDEFLNQPITSSDHPFLRVNAESIKQHKTNQRAIAARHGGQGPSQEEIDADLAERMSAMKRPGESDMDFYERRYQERQKAERERARASRALPAGKQRVGRRIEPPKK; translated from the exons atggGTGATCGTATGGTGCATATGAAGTTTGGAGGAAATGCTGCAGCCAGTGTGGACGCTTATCTAGAATACAAAAG AATAGTGGGAGAAGATGACGGCGGTGTAACGTTTACACCAGAGCAGTATGAAGCCTACAAGAAGAAAGTGCTTCCCATG CGGATGAAAAATCGCCTATTTACCGCCTGGACATCGTCAACTGGCATGGACTGTAATCTGATTGGTCCCCAGCATAACTGTTTCTGTGAACATAG GTACCATCAACATAAGACAGACTTTGAAAAAATACCCACGGAACGTCCAATCCTGCTCCCATGTAAGGTGAAAGGCTGTGGTTGCCTGAGCTACCATTTTGTCCCCAAGGTCGGTACTCAGCCCATCCGGTGTTCCTGCAAACATTTCTCCACAGATCACTCAGCTGTTCCGCCACACAAATGCAAAACAG GCAGTTGCAAATGTGGCGGTTTCACCAGCTCCTACACCTGTGGGTGTGGTCAGCCCTACTTTGCTCACTCCATGGTTGTTGAGACCCGAGAGGAGAGGTTGGCCCGAGGGCATCCCGTGGGCCAGGACGTACCTTACCAGGCCATGGGAGGACTGACGGGGTTCTCGTCTCTTGCGGAAGGGTACATGCGATTAGATCCTAGTGGTCAGG GAGCGCCGCCCGATGAGTTTCTTAACCAGCCCATAACATCATCAGACCATCCGTTTCTACGTGTAAACGCAGAGTCTATAAAACAACATAAGACCAACCAAAGGGCTATTGCAg CCCGACACGGTGGCCAGGGTCCCAGCCAAGAGGAAATAGATGCTGATCTGGCTGAAAGAATGTCGGCCATGAAACGGCCAGGGGAGTCTGACATGGACTTCTACGAACGGAGATACCAGGAGAGG CAAAAGGCCGAACGAGAAAGAGCACGGGCGTCCCGTGCATTGCCAGCCGGTAAACAAAGAGTTGGGAGAAGAATCGAGCCTCCAAAGAagtga